One uncultured Caproiciproducens sp. DNA segment encodes these proteins:
- a CDS encoding nucleoside phosphorylase: MPTLYLGADVSTVSPYVIFSGDPWRVEVLKKYLDDPQHVAFLREFNTYTGMYKGVKITVTSTGIGAPSAAIAMEEMYESGMEVAVRMGTVMALQDDMLGHFIIPIGAMRRECTSKTYVEEGYPAVADIGLVNVMNSTVTDFGKRCLNGINCTMDGFYSRMHDSKFSKECGIDMLKTFEELKKLHISGVDMESSCMLTVGRLMGVKTCVVTMATVLENLKEVLKGKDRSDAEDLLCRVVLEGIYRYHTQKVQ; this comes from the coding sequence TTGGGAGCGGATGTTTCCACTGTATCCCCATATGTAATTTTTTCGGGTGACCCGTGGCGCGTCGAAGTACTCAAAAAATACTTAGACGATCCGCAGCATGTGGCTTTTTTACGTGAGTTTAACACCTACACGGGCATGTACAAGGGCGTAAAAATTACCGTGACTTCAACCGGTATTGGTGCTCCCTCCGCGGCAATTGCTATGGAGGAAATGTATGAATCCGGTATGGAGGTGGCTGTTCGCATGGGTACGGTTATGGCGCTTCAGGACGACATGCTGGGGCATTTCATTATCCCCATCGGCGCGATGCGCCGTGAGTGTACCAGCAAAACATACGTTGAGGAAGGTTATCCGGCAGTGGCGGACATCGGCTTGGTAAATGTGATGAACAGTACTGTAACCGACTTCGGCAAGCGCTGCCTCAACGGAATCAACTGTACGATGGATGGTTTTTACAGCCGGATGCATGACTCTAAATTTTCAAAAGAATGCGGCATCGATATGCTCAAGACCTTTGAAGAGTTGAAGAAGCTGCATATCTCCGGCGTCGATATGGAATCCTCCTGCATGCTTACCGTGGGGCGCCTGATGGGAGTAAAAACCTGCGTGGTTACCATGGCAACTGTGCTCGAAAATCTCAAAGAGGTGCTAAAAGGCAAAGATCGCTCAGACGCGGAAGATCTTCTGTGCCGTGTCGTACTGGAAGGCATTTACCGCTATCACACACAGAAAGTGCAGTAG